A genomic window from Phycisphaerales bacterium includes:
- a CDS encoding N-formylglutamate amidohydrolase produces MAQGSERIAVIVTCEHGGNRVPRRYAPLFAGCAELLASHRGWDPGSLDMGRAFAAALDAPLIASTTTRLLVELNRSPHHRALFSKITRPLPRAKRERILRDHYHPHRQQVEQTIEGALAHAPLVVHLAMHTFTPVLDGDVRRTDVGLLFDPSRRAERLLCTRWQAALRQARPDLTVHRNQPYRGVSDGIQTTFRRRWPAARYAAMELEVNQRFAADPRAAWRRLTADLITTCRTALRAM; encoded by the coding sequence GTGGCCCAGGGGTCTGAGCGCATCGCGGTCATCGTCACGTGCGAGCACGGCGGCAATCGCGTGCCGCGTCGCTACGCGCCGCTCTTTGCCGGCTGCGCTGAATTGCTCGCCTCTCACCGCGGCTGGGATCCCGGGTCGCTCGACATGGGCCGCGCCTTCGCGGCCGCGCTGGACGCGCCGCTCATCGCCTCCACCACGACGCGACTGCTTGTGGAACTCAACCGCTCGCCGCACCACCGCGCGCTGTTTTCGAAGATCACGCGTCCGCTGCCTCGCGCCAAGCGAGAGAGGATTCTGCGTGATCATTATCACCCACACCGGCAGCAGGTGGAGCAGACGATCGAAGGCGCTCTGGCGCACGCTCCGCTGGTCGTTCACCTGGCTATGCACACCTTCACACCGGTGCTCGATGGCGACGTCAGGCGCACCGACGTCGGCCTGCTCTTCGACCCATCACGCCGGGCCGAGCGGTTGCTCTGCACACGCTGGCAGGCGGCGCTGCGGCAGGCGAGGCCAGACCTGACGGTACACCGCAACCAGCCGTATCGCGGCGTGTCTGACGGCATTCAGACGACGTTCCGCCGACGCTGGCCGGCTGCGCGCTATGCCGCGATGGAACTCGAAGTGAATCAGCGCTTCGCCGCGGACCCGCGCGCGGCGTGGAGGCGCCTCACCGCCGATCTGATCACGACGTGTCGAACGGCGCTGCGCGCGATGTGA
- a CDS encoding RimK family protein yields the protein MSALIVVSDPSDWPSNLPGVEVVSGRNYLTDAAYSGRRHTRVFNLSRSYRYQSIGYYVSLLAAARGHRPLPSVTTIQDMRSLTIVRSVTDDLDDLVQHCLSPIQSDHFVLSVYFGHNMAQRYTRLALQLFNLFPAPMLRAHFVRDDRWRLVHIKPIPASDVPDPHWPFLIDVATRHFAGHTRSVARRKPALYDLAILHDPKAADSPSNDKALRKFTRAAENVGFDATMITKDDYGRIAEFDALFIRETTAVNHHTFRFSRRAAAEGLVVIDDPESIVRCTNKVFLAEALQRHQIPSPRTLIVHRGNVDQIVSTLGLPCVLKQPDSSFSHGVVKVHSEEDLAQSVEELLEKSDLLVAQEFLPTEFDWRIGVFAGHPLWACRYHMAHKHWQIVKHDRDGERSYGKVESLPFESVPKPILRAAVRAAALMGNGLYGVDLKEIGRRGVVIEVNDNPNIDAGYEDQVLKDDLYVRIMQGFLARVRARTEGKARP from the coding sequence ATGTCCGCGCTGATCGTGGTCAGTGATCCATCCGACTGGCCCTCGAACCTGCCCGGAGTCGAAGTCGTCTCCGGGCGCAACTACCTCACCGACGCCGCCTACAGCGGCCGCCGGCACACGCGCGTGTTCAATCTCAGCCGGTCGTACCGCTATCAGTCCATCGGGTACTACGTTTCGCTGCTGGCCGCGGCGCGCGGACACCGGCCGCTGCCGAGCGTGACGACCATCCAGGACATGCGCTCGCTCACGATTGTCCGCTCGGTCACCGACGATCTCGACGATCTGGTGCAGCACTGCCTGAGTCCGATTCAGTCGGACCACTTCGTGCTCAGCGTGTACTTCGGCCACAACATGGCCCAGCGATACACGCGCCTGGCGCTGCAGCTGTTCAACCTCTTCCCGGCGCCGATGCTGCGGGCCCACTTCGTGCGCGATGACCGCTGGCGGCTGGTGCACATCAAGCCGATTCCCGCCAGCGACGTGCCCGATCCGCACTGGCCGTTTCTTATCGACGTGGCGACGCGGCACTTTGCCGGGCACACGCGCAGCGTCGCGCGGCGCAAGCCGGCGCTCTACGACCTGGCGATCCTGCACGACCCCAAGGCCGCCGACTCGCCCTCCAATGACAAGGCGCTCAGGAAGTTCACACGCGCTGCCGAGAACGTCGGCTTCGACGCGACGATGATCACCAAGGACGACTACGGCCGCATCGCGGAGTTCGACGCCCTGTTCATCCGCGAGACGACCGCGGTGAACCACCATACGTTCCGATTCTCGCGCCGCGCGGCCGCCGAAGGACTCGTCGTCATCGACGATCCGGAGTCGATCGTGCGCTGCACGAACAAAGTCTTCCTCGCCGAGGCGTTGCAACGGCACCAGATCCCCTCGCCGCGCACGCTCATCGTGCATCGCGGCAACGTCGATCAGATCGTGTCCACGCTCGGCCTGCCGTGCGTGCTCAAGCAACCCGACAGTTCATTCTCGCACGGCGTCGTCAAGGTGCACTCGGAAGAAGACCTCGCGCAGAGCGTCGAGGAACTGCTCGAGAAGTCCGACCTGCTTGTGGCGCAGGAGTTTCTGCCGACCGAATTCGACTGGCGCATCGGCGTGTTCGCCGGGCATCCGCTCTGGGCCTGCCGCTATCACATGGCCCACAAGCACTGGCAGATCGTCAAGCACGACCGCGACGGCGAGCGCTCGTACGGCAAGGTCGAGTCGCTTCCCTTCGAGTCAGTGCCCAAGCCGATCCTCCGGGCCGCGGTGCGGGCGGCGGCGCTCATGGGCAACGGACTGTACGGCGTGGATCTCAAGGAGATCGGCCGCAGGGGCGTGGTCATCGAAGTCAACGACAACCCCAACATCGACGCCGGCTACGAGGACCAGGTGCTCAAGGACGATCTCTACGTCCGCATCATGCAGGGGTTCCTCGCACGGGTCCGGGCCCGCACGGAAGGGAAGGCACGACCATGA
- the rho gene encoding transcription termination factor Rho gives MHISELQNMELEDLLKVAESEGVGDTAGLKKQELIFRILKARMANQGLMIGEGVLEILPDGFGFLRSPNYSYLPCPDDIYVSPSQIRRFGLRQGCIVQGTVRPPKESERYFALLRVDQVNGRTPDVLHHLPTFEDLTPLHPDQRLVLETTSKEVNMRVVDLVTPLGKGQRALIVAPPRTGKTVLLQKMANAIIKNCPGTKIIVLLIDERPEEVTDFRRSTPPEVEVVASTFDEQTARHVQVAEMVIDKAKRYVEFGEDVVILLDSITRLARAYNNEMPHSGKIGTGGIDTGALQKPKKFFGAARNIENGGSLTIIATALIDTGSRADDIIFEEFKGTGNSELHLDRRLVAKRIYPAIDISASGTRREELLLDPKELELVYRLRKVLSDMNVVEAMELLKSRLEKTSSNAEFLMTMNLS, from the coding sequence CTGCACATCTCCGAACTGCAGAACATGGAACTCGAGGACCTGCTCAAAGTCGCCGAGAGCGAGGGCGTAGGCGACACGGCCGGGCTCAAGAAGCAGGAACTCATCTTCCGCATCCTCAAGGCCCGGATGGCCAACCAGGGCCTGATGATCGGCGAGGGCGTGCTGGAAATCCTGCCTGATGGCTTCGGCTTCCTGCGCTCGCCCAACTACTCGTACCTGCCCTGCCCCGATGACATCTACGTGAGTCCGAGCCAGATCCGCCGCTTCGGCCTGCGCCAAGGGTGCATCGTCCAGGGCACGGTGCGGCCGCCCAAGGAATCGGAGCGGTACTTCGCGCTGCTGCGCGTGGACCAGGTGAACGGCCGCACGCCCGACGTGCTGCACCACCTGCCGACGTTCGAGGATCTCACGCCGCTGCACCCGGATCAGCGCCTGGTGCTGGAGACGACCAGCAAGGAAGTGAACATGCGGGTGGTCGATCTGGTGACGCCGCTGGGCAAGGGCCAGCGGGCGCTGATCGTCGCCCCGCCGCGCACCGGCAAGACGGTGCTGCTGCAGAAGATGGCCAACGCGATCATCAAGAACTGCCCGGGCACGAAGATCATCGTGCTGCTCATCGACGAGCGTCCGGAGGAAGTGACTGACTTTCGGCGCAGCACGCCGCCTGAGGTCGAGGTCGTGGCTTCGACGTTCGACGAGCAGACGGCGCGGCACGTGCAGGTGGCCGAGATGGTCATCGACAAGGCGAAGCGCTACGTGGAGTTCGGCGAGGATGTGGTCATCCTGCTCGACTCGATCACGCGACTGGCCCGCGCGTACAACAACGAGATGCCGCACTCGGGCAAGATCGGCACGGGCGGCATCGACACCGGCGCGCTGCAGAAGCCCAAGAAGTTCTTCGGCGCCGCACGCAACATCGAGAACGGCGGGTCGCTGACGATCATCGCCACGGCGCTGATCGACACCGGCAGCCGGGCGGATGACATCATCTTCGAAGAATTCAAGGGCACGGGCAACAGCGAACTGCACCTCGACCGCCGGCTGGTGGCCAAGCGCATTTACCCGGCGATCGACATCAGCGCCTCGGGCACGCGCCGCGAAGAACTGCTGCTCGATCCCAAGGAACTCGAACTCGTTTACCGCCTGCGCAAGGTGCTCAGCGACATGAACGTGGTCGAAGCGATGGAGCTGCTCAAGTCGCGGCTCGAGAAGACGAGTTCGAACGCTGAATTCCTGATGACCATGAACCTGAGTTGA
- a CDS encoding dephospho-CoA kinase, translated as MPESANSPSPNASHLGSPVIGIAGGIGSGKSEVARLLAAMGCVVTHSDEDVRQVLLEQDVRDRLVEWWGPQVLDQAGRIDRRAVARIVFEDETQRRRLEGFVHPKVDARRKRKWAQAAATGPVTAFVIDAPLLFEAGLDRNCDAVIFVDAAEQTRLARVKEGRGWDAAELHRREKNQWPLETKRERSDYVIVNEGDVADLSRRVRLTLDEILTKSAGCEPRKGSRPAP; from the coding sequence ATGCCCGAGTCTGCCAATTCGCCGTCGCCGAATGCATCCCACCTCGGCTCCCCGGTCATCGGGATTGCCGGCGGGATCGGTTCGGGCAAGAGCGAGGTCGCCCGGCTGCTTGCGGCGATGGGCTGTGTCGTGACGCACTCAGATGAGGATGTGCGGCAAGTCCTGCTCGAGCAGGATGTTCGGGATCGGCTGGTGGAATGGTGGGGTCCGCAGGTGCTCGACCAGGCGGGGCGGATCGACCGCCGGGCCGTGGCCCGGATCGTGTTCGAGGATGAAACCCAGCGGCGGCGGCTGGAAGGTTTCGTGCATCCGAAGGTCGATGCCCGGCGAAAGAGGAAGTGGGCCCAGGCGGCGGCAACGGGGCCGGTGACGGCGTTTGTCATTGACGCTCCCTTGCTCTTTGAGGCCGGTCTGGACCGGAATTGCGATGCGGTGATCTTCGTGGACGCTGCCGAACAAACGCGCCTGGCCCGCGTAAAGGAGGGACGAGGGTGGGATGCAGCCGAACTGCACCGTCGAGAAAAAAACCAGTGGCCGCTTGAAACCAAGCGGGAACGGTCCGATTATGTGATTGTCAACGAAGGGGACGTCGCCGATCTTTCACGGCGGGTCCGGTTGACGCTCGACGAGATCCTGACGAAGTCCGCCGGCTGCGAGCCCCGTAAAGGGTCGCGTCCTGCTCCGTAG
- a CDS encoding transglutaminase domain-containing protein, with translation MNFAMAHMLRSARSIGFGLVLLFALLARTGFAAGEPENSDLWYTVLLQGQHAGWMHCSESTADGRITTEAEWLLSVSRAGTPVESRKSGRFVETVDGEPVSFWLLQDLGSTPREVLYDFGPDGLTRRITEAGRTSTSTLPLPQGDWQTPREAGEFALARLRSGTDRFTITSIDVLGDIEPVTTTRELLERDAAIIVRGKKILASKWRAVTSSSPDLAATEYYDSQGVLVRSEVELGGASIVTLLSDRATAMRIGAGPEMMLKTFVRPSRPIPSRARLKKAVYDLSVTEGDLPDIPAGGAQQVERLDGQGRIRLTIEPAARAPVEDRAEDYLKSSDLITCDDEQVVDLAQRAVRNVPASPQRRAEAIRTFVGRYIRRKSLGVGLASAAQVARDREGDCTEHAVLTTAMLRAAGIPSRLATGLVLVDDFAGQKSIFGYHMWSQALIDGAWVDFDATQPQRFDATHIALRFTAANEDEFLADMTSLLPIMGRLKIDVVSLGY, from the coding sequence ATGAACTTTGCAATGGCACACATGCTGCGCTCGGCGCGGTCAATCGGATTCGGGCTGGTGCTGCTCTTCGCGCTGCTGGCCCGCACCGGCTTCGCGGCCGGCGAGCCGGAGAACTCCGATCTCTGGTACACCGTGCTGCTTCAGGGCCAGCACGCCGGGTGGATGCACTGCTCCGAGTCCACCGCCGACGGACGCATCACCACCGAGGCCGAGTGGCTCCTCAGTGTGTCGCGCGCCGGCACGCCGGTCGAGTCGCGTAAGTCCGGCCGCTTTGTCGAGACCGTCGATGGCGAGCCCGTGTCATTTTGGCTGCTCCAGGATCTCGGCTCCACGCCGCGCGAAGTGCTCTACGACTTCGGCCCCGACGGCCTGACTCGGCGCATCACCGAGGCCGGCCGCACGAGCACCTCCACGCTGCCGCTGCCGCAAGGCGACTGGCAGACGCCGCGCGAGGCGGGCGAATTCGCACTGGCGCGCCTGCGCAGCGGCACGGATCGATTCACCATCACCTCTATTGACGTGCTCGGCGACATCGAGCCCGTCACCACCACGCGCGAATTGCTTGAGCGCGACGCCGCCATCATCGTGCGCGGCAAGAAGATACTCGCCTCGAAATGGAGAGCCGTGACATCGAGCAGCCCCGACCTCGCCGCGACCGAGTATTACGACTCGCAGGGCGTGCTCGTGCGCAGCGAAGTCGAACTCGGCGGCGCCTCCATCGTCACACTGCTTTCCGACCGCGCCACCGCGATGCGCATCGGCGCCGGCCCGGAGATGATGCTCAAAACGTTCGTGCGGCCGAGCAGGCCCATCCCCAGCCGCGCGCGCCTCAAAAAGGCCGTGTATGACCTGAGCGTGACCGAGGGCGATCTGCCCGACATCCCCGCCGGCGGAGCACAACAGGTTGAGCGCCTCGACGGGCAAGGCCGCATCCGCCTGACCATCGAACCCGCCGCACGCGCGCCCGTCGAAGATCGCGCCGAAGACTACCTCAAATCCTCCGACCTGATCACCTGCGATGACGAGCAGGTCGTCGATCTCGCGCAGCGCGCCGTGCGCAACGTGCCCGCCAGCCCGCAGCGCCGCGCCGAGGCGATTCGAACCTTCGTCGGCCGCTACATCCGCCGCAAGAGCCTGGGTGTCGGCCTCGCCTCTGCGGCCCAGGTCGCGCGCGATCGCGAAGGCGACTGCACCGAGCACGCGGTGCTCACCACCGCTATGCTCCGCGCCGCCGGCATCCCGTCCCGCCTCGCCACCGGGCTCGTCCTCGTCGATGACTTCGCCGGGCAGAAGTCCATCTTCGGCTACCACATGTGGTCGCAGGCGCTCATCGACGGCGCCTGGGTCGATTTCGACGCCACGCAACCCCAGCGGTTCGACGCCACGCACATCGCGCTGCGCTTCACCGCCGCCAACGAAGACGAGTTCCTTGCCGACATGACCTCGCTGCTGCCCATCATGGGTCGCCTGAAGATCGACGTGGTCAGCCTGGGATACTGA
- a CDS encoding NAD(P)H-hydrate dehydratase, which translates to MSIDLTQLPPLPPRPDQSHKGTFGTVLIVGGCDDGTHTMIGAPALTAIAALRTGCGLAKLALPATVLAPAIIIAPSATGIALPVEDDLSLCSSDAAALLAPELEKTTCLAVGPGWGVGFDRQQLLIWLLAQDEVPVVLDADGLNNLASLRDFTADLRAPLIITPHPGEFARLAQALGIERAGGDDADPARDAADMARRLGCVVVLKGAATIITDGQRTWTAAHPNAALATAGAGDVLTGAIASIVAQFWKPHLGRVNPNQMGGLDLFDAACWGVALHSLAGQRWAHQHGSAGLLAAELADELPHVLRTLREAKN; encoded by the coding sequence ATGTCTATCGATCTCACCCAACTCCCGCCGCTGCCGCCGCGCCCCGACCAGAGCCACAAGGGCACCTTTGGCACGGTTCTCATCGTCGGCGGCTGCGACGACGGCACGCACACCATGATCGGCGCGCCAGCGCTGACCGCCATCGCCGCGCTGCGCACCGGTTGCGGCCTGGCCAAACTCGCCCTGCCCGCCACCGTCCTCGCGCCCGCCATTATCATCGCGCCCAGCGCCACGGGCATCGCGCTGCCCGTCGAAGATGATCTCAGCCTCTGCTCGAGCGACGCCGCGGCGCTGCTCGCGCCCGAACTGGAGAAGACAACCTGCCTCGCCGTCGGGCCCGGCTGGGGCGTCGGATTCGATCGCCAGCAACTGCTCATCTGGCTGCTCGCACAGGATGAAGTGCCCGTCGTCCTCGACGCCGACGGCCTTAACAACCTCGCCTCCCTGCGCGACTTCACCGCCGACCTCCGCGCTCCGCTCATCATCACGCCGCACCCCGGCGAGTTCGCCCGCCTCGCGCAAGCCTTGGGCATCGAGCGCGCCGGCGGCGACGATGCCGATCCCGCCCGCGACGCCGCCGACATGGCCCGGCGCCTGGGCTGCGTCGTCGTGCTCAAGGGCGCTGCGACCATCATCACCGACGGCCAGCGCACCTGGACCGCCGCGCATCCCAACGCCGCGCTCGCCACCGCCGGCGCCGGCGACGTGCTCACCGGCGCCATCGCGTCGATCGTCGCGCAGTTCTGGAAGCCGCATCTCGGCCGGGTAAATCCCAATCAGATGGGCGGGCTCGACCTCTTCGACGCCGCCTGCTGGGGCGTGGCGCTGCACAGCCTCGCCGGGCAGCGCTGGGCGCACCAACACGGCAGCGCCGGCCTGCTCGCCGCCGAACTCGCCGATGAACTTCCCCACGTCCTGCGCACACTACGCGAAGCGAAAAACTGA
- the bioD gene encoding dethiobiotin synthase, with translation MPEPLANSFDLPPRAKPGLFITATDTNVGKTVITCAIADVLVRLGLRVGVCKPFATGARTEREGLVSDDAQALAYFSQFDPAIGGLPMVTPILERLPLAPAVAMERSGRSLDLQPVRRSLAAIDRGCDVVLMEGVGGVMVPVDPGDPQRTVLDLIASADYPVLVVCRADLGTLNHTALTVEALRRAGCRIAGLVMNFYNPDDPDPAMQTNRDWLARMNRLPVLATVPRVSEREMNVAEGVLHDEVRAAVALTDWRLYAKAPRRR, from the coding sequence ATGCCCGAGCCCCTCGCCAACTCCTTCGACCTTCCGCCGCGCGCCAAGCCCGGCCTGTTCATCACCGCCACCGACACCAACGTCGGCAAAACCGTCATCACCTGCGCCATCGCCGATGTTCTCGTCCGCCTCGGCCTGCGCGTGGGCGTGTGCAAACCCTTTGCCACCGGCGCCCGCACCGAGCGCGAGGGCCTCGTGAGTGATGACGCCCAGGCGCTGGCCTACTTCTCACAGTTCGACCCGGCGATCGGCGGCCTGCCCATGGTCACTCCCATTCTCGAGCGCCTGCCCCTTGCGCCCGCCGTCGCCATGGAGCGCAGCGGCCGATCGCTCGATCTTCAGCCCGTCCGCCGCAGCCTCGCCGCCATTGATCGCGGGTGCGACGTCGTACTCATGGAAGGCGTGGGCGGCGTGATGGTCCCCGTCGATCCCGGCGACCCCCAGCGCACCGTGCTCGATCTCATCGCCAGCGCCGACTACCCCGTGCTCGTCGTCTGCCGCGCCGATCTTGGCACGCTCAACCACACGGCTCTCACCGTCGAGGCCCTCCGCCGCGCCGGCTGCCGCATCGCCGGCCTGGTCATGAACTTCTACAACCCTGATGACCCCGACCCCGCCATGCAGACCAATCGCGACTGGCTCGCCCGCATGAACCGTCTGCCCGTGCTCGCGACCGTGCCGCGCGTGAGCGAGCGCGAGATGAACGTCGCCGAGGGCGTGCTGCACGACGAGGTCCGAGCCGCCGTGGCTCTCACCGACTGGCGCCTCTACGCCAAGGCCCCGCGCCGGCGGTAG
- a CDS encoding rhomboid family intramembrane serine protease — translation MRYHVGASTDTRLTCTDGSAAMIIPYQVDVPMSRWPVANFAIIGVTSLVFVLMMIQGEDAAGWVGPMILDGWSIGGLLGHVFVHADLLHLIGNMLFLWVFGNAICAKIGNLWYPAVYFTLGMLAAATHNIIDGAPAVGASGAINGVVGMFLILYPLNGISCFWLGGLWWGAVTFCISSYWMILLWFLFDIWGATGEDTGVANWAHIGGFVAGAAIAVGMLLGGLIEMDAREKSLVEIIRGQ, via the coding sequence GTGCGGTATCATGTCGGAGCCTCGACCGACACGCGGCTGACTTGCACCGACGGGAGCGCGGCGATGATCATCCCCTACCAGGTTGATGTCCCGATGAGCCGGTGGCCGGTGGCGAACTTTGCCATCATCGGCGTCACGTCGCTCGTGTTCGTGCTCATGATGATTCAGGGCGAGGATGCGGCGGGGTGGGTCGGGCCGATGATCCTTGACGGCTGGTCGATCGGCGGGCTGCTGGGCCACGTGTTCGTGCACGCCGACTTGCTGCACCTCATCGGCAACATGCTCTTTCTCTGGGTGTTCGGCAACGCCATCTGCGCCAAGATCGGCAACCTGTGGTACCCGGCGGTGTACTTCACGCTCGGGATGCTCGCGGCCGCGACGCACAACATCATCGACGGCGCGCCGGCCGTGGGCGCCAGCGGCGCCATCAACGGCGTGGTCGGGATGTTTCTGATTCTCTACCCGCTCAACGGCATCTCGTGCTTCTGGCTCGGCGGGCTGTGGTGGGGCGCGGTGACCTTCTGCATCTCGTCATACTGGATGATCCTGCTCTGGTTCCTGTTCGACATCTGGGGCGCGACGGGAGAAGACACCGGCGTGGCGAATTGGGCGCACATCGGCGGGTTCGTCGCCGGCGCCGCGATCGCAGTGGGTATGCTGCTGGGCGGATTGATCGAGATGGATGCGAGGGAGAAGTCGCTCGTCGAGATCATCCGAGGGCAGTAG
- a CDS encoding type I restriction enzyme HsdR N-terminal domain-containing protein produces the protein MAIPKRVTERIVKHLKPYQAILQQQKARDVSEADTVTIVKDILSDIFGYDKYAELTSEHCVRGTYCDLAVKVDGKLCFLLEVKAIGLELRDAHVKQAIDYASNQGCEWVVLTNGVEWCLYHVLFRKPIDKQEVARIDLTAVSAKSASDLERLYLLTREGLSKSALAEYRDRKDATSRFMLAAILLNSPAIISEIKRSIRRISGLNIEPDLISKMLREEVIKRETIEGDQAESAGRRVHRDKNSKRQNSKPTAPEGASAAPTRESIGHVVPSIPA, from the coding sequence GTGGCAATCCCGAAGCGAGTAACCGAGCGCATCGTAAAGCATCTCAAGCCGTACCAGGCGATCCTCCAGCAGCAGAAGGCAAGAGACGTATCCGAAGCCGACACGGTCACGATCGTCAAGGACATACTCAGCGACATCTTCGGCTACGACAAGTACGCCGAACTTACGAGCGAGCATTGCGTGCGCGGCACCTACTGCGACCTCGCGGTGAAAGTCGATGGCAAACTGTGCTTCCTGCTCGAAGTCAAAGCCATCGGGCTGGAACTGCGCGATGCGCACGTGAAGCAGGCCATCGACTACGCGTCGAACCAGGGATGCGAGTGGGTTGTGCTGACCAACGGCGTCGAGTGGTGTCTCTACCACGTTCTGTTCCGCAAGCCGATCGACAAGCAGGAAGTCGCCCGCATCGACCTCACCGCCGTGAGCGCCAAGAGCGCGAGCGACCTTGAACGGCTGTACCTCCTGACCCGCGAAGGCCTGAGCAAGAGTGCCCTGGCGGAGTACCGCGATCGGAAGGATGCGACGAGCCGATTCATGCTCGCCGCGATTCTTCTCAACTCGCCGGCGATCATCAGCGAGATCAAACGCAGCATCCGCCGAATCAGCGGCCTCAACATCGAACCCGATCTGATCTCCAAAATGCTTCGCGAGGAAGTGATCAAGCGAGAGACGATCGAAGGCGACCAGGCCGAAAGCGCCGGTCGCCGCGTGCACCGCGACAAGAATTCGAAGCGGCAGAATTCAAAGCCGACCGCGCCCGAAGGGGCATCGGCTGCGCCCACGCGAGAATCGATAGGGCATGTGGTACCCTCGATACCGGCATAG
- a CDS encoding HD domain-containing protein codes for MSTHTFIADFENSQYLDGVYCIYNAQLGQTKAGKPYLKALIRDKSGQIAARMWNITEQQFKCLPTNGFVWLEGQTQPYQGERQLIVMDIRPVEVAAEDLPNLLPATTKDVEKMTDDLLALLESLKHPAIRALINEYLTDEKLMDSFRASPAAVSMHHAYLGGLLEHTLQLCTLADRMLPLYPKLNRDLVIAGLFLHDLAKCMELSYEYGFTYTTEGQLVGHIVLGSLMLQRKADAVKARGGPELPPAALLVLHHIILSHHGIPEYGAAKVPSTPEAIFVSRLDELDAKTQMGIDNARPEVGVVTEGDSDFTDKVWALDTRLYRPDPLA; via the coding sequence ATGTCCACGCACACGTTCATCGCTGACTTTGAGAACTCGCAGTACCTCGACGGCGTCTACTGCATCTACAACGCCCAGCTGGGTCAGACCAAGGCCGGCAAGCCGTATCTCAAGGCCCTGATCCGCGACAAGAGCGGCCAGATCGCCGCCCGCATGTGGAACATCACCGAGCAGCAGTTCAAGTGCCTGCCCACCAACGGCTTTGTCTGGCTCGAAGGCCAGACCCAGCCCTACCAGGGCGAGCGGCAACTCATCGTCATGGACATCCGGCCCGTCGAGGTCGCTGCCGAAGACCTGCCCAATCTTCTCCCGGCCACGACCAAAGACGTCGAGAAGATGACCGACGATCTGCTCGCGCTGCTCGAATCGCTCAAGCACCCGGCCATCCGCGCCCTGATCAACGAGTACCTCACCGATGAGAAGCTGATGGATTCGTTCCGCGCCTCGCCCGCGGCCGTGTCGATGCATCATGCCTATCTCGGCGGGCTGCTTGAGCACACGCTGCAGCTGTGCACGCTGGCGGATCGCATGCTGCCGCTGTATCCCAAACTCAATCGCGACCTCGTCATCGCCGGGCTGTTCCTGCACGACCTGGCCAAGTGCATGGAACTGTCGTACGAGTACGGCTTCACGTACACGACCGAAGGGCAGCTCGTCGGGCACATCGTGCTCGGCTCGCTCATGCTCCAGCGCAAGGCCGATGCGGTCAAGGCGCGCGGCGGGCCGGAGCTGCCGCCCGCGGCGCTGCTCGTTCTCCACCACATCATCCTCTCGCACCACGGCATCCCCGAGTACGGCGCGGCCAAGGTGCCCTCGACGCCCGAGGCGATTTTCGTCTCGCGCCTCGATGAACTCGACGCCAAGACGCAGATGGGCATCGACAACGCGCGGCCGGAGGTGGGGGTGGTCACGGAGGGCGACTCGGATTTCACCGACAAGGTGTGGGCCCTGGACACCCGGCTCTACCGCCCCGACCCGCTGGCGTAG
- a CDS encoding OmpA family protein: MRSTFRVMGMAGLLALAMALTGCNNSLKEENARLLDENAGLRDQLAQTEDALQSAERQRSELAGEASRYRQQVQDLQNKPAAQPQRTGFEGISGVSGEARPGEMAAVVEGDLLFDSGKVTLKSSAKSSLDQVARVLNSEYAGHTIRIAGHTDTDPIKKSQWKTNDRLACERAMAVKDYLVSKGVDSKRMYVAGFGPNEPKGNKAQSRRVEVVVLLQ; this comes from the coding sequence ATGCGAAGCACTTTCAGGGTGATGGGAATGGCCGGGCTGCTCGCGCTGGCGATGGCTCTGACGGGCTGCAACAACAGCCTCAAGGAAGAGAACGCGCGGCTGCTGGATGAAAACGCCGGCTTGCGCGATCAGTTGGCGCAAACCGAAGATGCGCTCCAGTCCGCAGAGCGGCAACGCTCCGAGCTGGCCGGGGAAGCCAGCCGCTACCGCCAGCAGGTCCAGGACCTGCAGAACAAGCCCGCGGCCCAGCCGCAGCGCACCGGCTTCGAGGGCATCAGCGGCGTCTCCGGCGAGGCGCGGCCCGGCGAGATGGCAGCCGTCGTGGAGGGCGATCTCCTCTTTGACTCGGGCAAGGTCACGCTCAAGTCGTCGGCCAAGTCGTCGCTCGACCAGGTCGCCCGTGTGCTCAACAGCGAGTACGCCGGCCACACGATCCGCATCGCCGGCCACACCGACACCGACCCGATCAAGAAGAGCCAGTGGAAGACCAACGACCGCCTCGCCTGCGAGCGGGCCATGGCCGTCAAGGACTACCTCGTGAGCAAGGGCGTGGACAGCAAGCGGATGTACGTCGCCGGCTTCGGGCCCAACGAGCCCAAGGGCAACAAGGCCCAGTCCCGCCGGGTCGAGGTCGTCGTCCTGCTGCAGTAA